A window of Candidatus Krumholzibacteriota bacterium genomic DNA:
TGAAACCCCCTGTGCCGCCTCCGCGGCGCGGACGCCGCGCCGCCGGGTGTCATGGTATCGCACGGCGGCGCGGGAGCGAAACAGAATTATGCCGGCGCGGCCCGCCGCGGCCGCATTGTCGCTTGGCTTCCCGGGATCGCCGCGCTACACTCCCGCCTGAATGCGCCGGGGCGGCGGACGCACGGTCCTGCCCGCGGCGGGCAAAATCCGACCGGTGGGAGGAGCATGGGAGCGCGGACGTTCCTGGACAGGTGGATCGGCGAGACGCTGCGCCGCAAGGCGGTGCGGCAGCTCGGCCTCATCTATTCGAGCCGCATGGTGACGGCCGTCCTGCGTTTTCTGGCGGGAGTCGTCGTCATGCGCACGCTCGGTCCGGGTCCCTTCGGGCAGCTCACGCTCGCCGCCGTCATGATGGCGATCTACGGCCGCCTCCTCGAGCTCGGCCTCACCACCACGATGGTCCGCAAGCTCTCCTACCACCTCTCCGGCGGCGAGGAGGAGCGGGCCTTCGCCCTCTTCCGGCGGGTCTACGTCCTGCGCTTCGTCTTCTCGGGCGGCTTCATCGCCGTCGGCTGGTTCATCTCGCCCTTCATCGCCGAACATTTCTTCCACGACGCGGTGCTCGTCCTGCCGCTCCGGCTGGCCGCCTTCGGCGGGTTCGTCTACAACGTGTGGGTGCACGCCGAGGGGGCGCTCCGGGCGATCGAGCGCTTCAAGGCGCTCGCGATCAGCAACGCCGTCACCCATGTCGTCCGGACGGGCGCGATCCTGCTTCTCGCCCGCGCGGCCGTCCTCGGCGTCGAGAACGTCCTCCTCATCAACATCCTGCAGATCTTCCTCGGCTTCGTCATCGCCGCGCTCATCCTGCCGCGGCGGTTCTACACGGCCCCCGCCGGGGAGAGGTACCCGCTGGGGGAGATCTTCTCCTACAGCCGCTGGCTCTTCCTCTTCTCCGTCCTCTTCATGCTCTTCGACCGCCTCGACGTGCTGATGCTCGGCTTCTTCCGCCAGGCGGCCGAGGTGGGGATCTACTCGGTGGCCTTCCGGCTGATCATGCCCCTCGAGCTTTTGCCGGAGACCTTCAACACCGTCTTCCTGCCGAAGGTCTCGCGTTTCCGCCGCCGCGAGGAGATCTCGCGCTACTTCCGCGACACGCTGAAGGTGACCGGGCTCGTCGCCGCCGTCTGCGTCCTGCTCATCCTCTTCGCGAAACCGCTGATCCTCCTCGTGCTCGGCGAACGGTTCCTCCCCTCGGTGAAGCTCTTCCAGATCCTCGTCGGGGCCTTCATCCTCCTGACGATGATCAACCCGATCAACCTCGTCGGCCACTCGCTGAACCGGCCGCAGCTCTTCGCGATCATGGCGGGGATCAACCTTTTGCTCAACTTCGTGGGGAACATCCTCTTCATCCCCCGTTACGGGGCGCTCGGGGCGGCGGTCGTCACCCTCTTCTCGCGCGTGCTCGGCGGGCTGATCGGGCTCGTCATCCTCAAGCACTATCTCGACCGGTGGGAGGGCGCGTTGCCGAACGACGCGCCGCCCGCCGCCGGCGAGCCGCCCCTCGGCGGCGACGGGTCTCCGCCGCCGGCCGGCGAGGACGACGGACCGGGGGAGGGCGGCAGATGAAGGTCCTCTGCGTGACCAATCTCTTTCCCGACGCCTCCCGTCCCGGACTCGCCCCCTTCAACCGCCAGCAGTTCCTTCATCTCGCCGCATCGCACGAGCTCGCCGTCGTCTCGCCCGTGCCCTGGCCCCACCGCCTGCGTTTCGCCCTCGCCGGGCGGGCGCCCCGGCCGACCGCGGAGACGGCGGCCTCGATGAGCGTCGTCTATCCCACGTACTGGTACGCGCCGAAGGCGATGCGGCGCTTCTACGGCCGCTGGTACGAGCGGGCGATCGCCGGGCCCTTCCGGCAAATCGCCGCCTCGCTCCGCCCCGACATCGTCTACGCGACCTGGGCCTACCCGGACTGCTGGGCGGCCGCGCGACTCGCCGCCGGGGCGGGCCTGCCGCTCGTCTCGCGGCTGCACGGCACCGACGTCAACCAGGGGCTCGAGAGCCGGGCGCGCCGCCCGTTCGTCCTCGAGGCGATGCGCGCCTCGAGCCGCATCGTCGCGGTGAGCGCGGCCCTCCGGCAAACCCTCGTCGAGGCGGGGATCGACGGGTCCAGGATCGCCGTCGTCATGAACGGGATCGACACGGCGCTCTTCCGGCCCCGCGACCGGAGCGGCGAGCGGCGCCGGCTCGGGCTCCGGTTCGACGCGCGGATCGTCCTCTACGCGGGCAACTTCAAGGCGATCAAGGGAGTGCCCGTCCTCGTCGAGGCCTTCGCCCGCGCGGCGGTGCCCGGGGCCGAGCTGCACCTCGTCGGCGACGGCCCGCAGGAGAGACTCCTGCGCGGTCTCGCGCGGCGGGCGGGGATCGCCGGAAGCGTCTTCTTCCACGGGCGGGCGCCGCACGAGCGCGTGGCGTCGTTCATGGGCGCCGCCGACCTCTTCTGCCTGCCGAGCCTCGCCGAGGGCACGCCGAACGTCGTCCTCGAGGCCCTCGCCTGCGGCCTGCCCGTCGTCGCCACCGACACGGGGGGAACCCCGGAGATTCTCGCCCCCGAAAACGGTATTCTCGTTCCCCCGGGAGCGGCCGAGGCGCTCGCCGGCGCGATCGTCGACGGCCTCGGGCGCGGGTGGGACCGCGCGCGGATCGTGTCGCCGGCCGGTTCCTGGGAAGAGAACGCCCGGCGGATCTCGGTTCTCTTCGCCGAGGCGGCCGCCGGGGAAGGGCGGGTGGAATGACGATTGCACACCACCATGACGGCAACGAGGCCCCGGGCGCAGCACGGAACGCGCACCGCCGGAATACGAGACCCGGGGACACGCATCGAGGATCGATCGGACATCACCGGAAACGACCGGCCGCGGCGGGCGCGAGGGTGCCGAAGCAAAATGGGTGTATCGCCCTCTGGACTTTGCCCGCCGAACGTTGCAATTTGGTAGGGACCGGGCGGCACCTCGCAAACGTTGACTTCCCTCCGCGATGACGATACATTGCATCCGGGGGTGACAGGGGAGAGAGATGAAACGGCTCCACACCGCATTGCTCGTCATCGGTCTGCTCGTATCCGGAAGCGCTCTCGCCGGCGCGCAGGAGCCGCTCCACTACGACGTCAGCTGGTATCCCGTCTCCGATCCGAACGTGGCTGAGGTGCTCGTCTACCGTTCCCTCACCGGGACGGCGGGCGACTGGAACGAGATCGCGGCGGTCTCGCCGGCGGATTCCGTCTACACCGACGCCGTCGGCCTCGACTACGGCACGATCTACTACTACAGCTTCCGCACACGCGACGCCATCGGGACGATGAGCGGATTCTCCGGCATCCTCACCGGGCTCTCCCTCGACGAGGACTCGCCGGCCGGCGTGGCGGACTACTGCGTCGTCGACTCCGTCTCGATCGTCGACGCCACGACGGCCGTCGTCCACTGGTCGACCGCCTGGCCGACGACGGGACGGGTCAAGTACTGGGCGATGGGCTCGAGCGCCGTGTCGGAGAGCGACCGCGACGAAACCCTCGCCACGACCCATGCGACCACGCTCGCCGGACTCGAGGCGAACCGGGTCTACTTCGTCAAGGCCCTCTCGCACGACGCCGCGGCGGGCGGCCTCGTCGTTTCCGTCGCTGCCACCTTCACGAGCAACGATCTTCCCGGCCAGGTCCATTTCCTCGCGAGCGGCACCGGCGTGACCGTGCCCGAGGGGGGCACGGCCTCCTTCGGCCTCTCCCTGAGCGCGCCGCCCCCGGGACCGGTGACCGTCGGGATCGCCCGCGTCGCGGGCGACGCGGACATCGACGTCGAGACGGCCAGCCGGACGGTGACCTTCGACGGCGCCGACTGGGCCGTGGAGAAGCCGATCGTCCTCACGGCCGACGGGGACGTCGACGCCGAGGACGGCGTCGCATGGATCGTCGTCTCCTGCATCGCGGGTGCCTCGATCCCCGATCTCGTCGTCGAGGCCGTCGAGAACGACCAGGGGACGGGCGGCAACCCGAACGGCGATCTCGCCGCGGGGCATATCGCGATCTACCCGATCCCCTTCCAGCCCGCCGCCGGGTTGCTGAACGTGGCGAACCTCCCCGATGCGGGCATCCTCGAGATCTACGACCTCGCCGGGCGCATGGTCTGGGACGCCGCCTGGAGCGGAAACACTTTCCTCGAGTGGGACGGCCGCAACAACAGCGCGGTGGACGTCGCGAGCGGCCGCTACTTCGTGCTGGTCAAGGAGGACTCGGGTCTCGTCGTCGACAAGCGCGTGATCCTCGTCGTCCGCTGACCGGTCTCGCAGGGCTCCGCCGGATGTTCCCTCACCCGCAGCCGGCGATCGCCGGGGGCCTGAGCAGGTAGTCGAACAGTTCCTCGACGGGCTCGTCGCGGCCGTCGTTGAATGCGTAGACGACGTTCGCCATCTCGCGCGCCGTCACGTAGTGGAGATCGATCCCCCGCGCGGCGCATTCCTCCTCGACGGCCTGGAACCCGGCGGCGAGTTCGCCGGTCACCGCCGCGAAGTCCCGCGGCTTCACCCCGTGCGTGTGGATCTTGACGAAGACGGTCTCCTCGCGGCCGCGCACCGAGACGCCCGCGTCGATCCAGAGCCGGACGCGGTCGCGCCTGATCGGGTTGCGCCCGTTGACGTCGCCGTTCTCGAGCCGGGGCAGGATGCCGCGCCGCCGCCGCCAGTTGAGCGCGAGCGGTCCCTGGACGAGGAGGAGGTCGCCCGCGCCGCGGTTGCCGAAGACCACCTCGCGGCCGCGGTCGTGCGACTTGGGGCGCGCCGGATCGTCGTCGGCGAAGTAGATCGCGTTGACGGTCCTGGTCTGGCAGTCGGCCGGCGCGCTGGGCATCGTGAAATCGGCGTAGCACCCCGTCTCGCGCAGCAGCGTGATCTCGTCGTTTAGGCCGCACCAGCGGCCATCGCGGCGCGAGTTGTCGAGCGCCCAGTTGCCGTGGACGAAGCCATACCGCAGTGTGCCGTCCAGGTCGCGGCAGAGGAGGCCGTGATCCTCGAGACGCCGCGTGAAGCGCCCGATCTTCCCGACGAACGCCGGGCCCGTGTCGCGGTCGTGGTGGATGTGCACCTCGACCTCGCCGAAGCCGCGCCCGCAGTGGGCGGCGAGGAGCTCGATCGTGCCGGCGAGGTACTGCTCCTCGGGAAAGAAGTAGGTGTGGCGCGGCGGGCGTCCGCCGGCGTCCCGCCGGCCGCGGCACGCCTCCTCGTAGGCCCCGATCCACGCGCGAACGCGGTCGAACTGGAGGCTCGCCGGGTCGTCCGGGCGCTGTGCCGGCTCGAAGTGGTCGGCGAAGGCGAAAAGCAGGCGGCGCGGCGGGGTCCGCCGCCGCAGGAACCGCCGGCCGAGGAGCCCCGGCAGCCAGATGTGCGCATCCCTGAGCATCGCTCCTCCTAGAGCATCACGAGCACCTTGACCAGGCCGACGAGCCCCACCGTCAAGGCCGATACCGCGATCGCCGTCCGGCGGTCGAGAAAGGCGATGGTGAAACCATGCTCCTCGCTCGCGAAGCGCGAGAGGAGCGCGGAGACGGCGATGACGACGTAGAGGACGCTGTTGTAGGTCCGCGAGAGGAAGAACGCCGCCGCGAAGAAGCCGGCGATCGACAGGAGCATCGCCTCGGCGTAGACGCCGTACCGCGTGCCGGGGGCCCGACGGAGCAGCGAGCGCATCTCGTCGAAGGAGGTGAAGATCATCAGCAGCCACACGAAGAGGCCGGCGAGGCCCAGCTCGGCCATGCAGAGGACCACCGAGTTGTGCGCGGTGAGGTGGTGGTACTCGGTGAAGCTGTTGTAGCCGATCCCGAGGATCGGCCGCCAGAAGAAGAGGTTGAGCCCCGTGGCCCACGCGTCGATCCGTCCGCTCGCCGAGGCCTCCTCGGGCGAGACGTCGGCGAGACGGCTCGGACCGGCGGCGAACATCGCCGCGGCGACGAGGAGGCCGATGAGGAGTCCCTTCCACGCGCCGAGCCGCCGCACGAGAAAGACGACGAAGACGACAATCAGCCCGAGGGCCGTGCCGCGGGAGTTGGTGAGATAGAGGGCGTAGACGAGCACGACGAACGCCGGCGCCCACGCGAGCCGCCAGACGGCGGAGATCGCCGGCCGCGTCATCTTGACGAGGGCGAACGGCGTGAAGGTGAGCAGGGCGAGGCCGAGGTCGTTCGGGTCGGCGAAGATGCCGATCCAGCGGATCCTGTTGCCCTCGATCGGCGTCTGCCCGGCGATGTCCGTGCCGTTGTAGTACTGGAAGATCCCGTTGACCGCCAGCATGAGCGTCATGACGAAGAGCATCGTGAAGACCGTCCGCAACTGGTCGAAGGAGCCGACGAGGGCGATGATCATGAAGAAGAGGATGAAGACGGGCAGAAAGCTCGAGAAGGCCTCCTTCGCGCCGAAGAGGTAGAAGCGCTGGAGCTGCGAGAGCGGGATGATGATGAAGAAGACGAGCATGAAGACGCTCTGGCGGAGCCGGAATCCCGTGAAGGGCCGTCGCTGGATGATCGTGTGGAGGATGAAGACGCCGAGGACGAGCAGCGAGATCGCCAGCATGATCGGCATCCCCTGCAGGGCGGGCACGAACTCCTGCGGCCGCAGGTAGACCATCGCGAGGTAGGCGAGCAGTCCCCAGAAGGGCTTGAAGAAGACGAGAACGGCGACGAGCATCGCGCCGAAGGCCGCGAGCGCGACCTTGACGGAGGCCAGGAGCATCAGTATAGTCGCCAGCGCGAGGATGGCGGCGAGCGCGGGAATGATGACGCGGTTACTCATCGAGTGCGGATTGTAGAAGATTCACCGGCGGACAACAACGTCTTTTCCCAGTGGGCGGCGGGCGGCGCGGCCGCGGGAACGGCGCGGTGCGCGGGCGGTCGCCGGGCGGCATTCTTCTTGCAGCGTTCCCGGTCGGACCGGCGAGCCGCCGGCCGCGGGAAGGGCGGGAAACGATGACGCAGGAACGGCATTTCTTTTTCAGGACGGACGGCACGCCGCTGTTCGCCACGCTGCACCTCCCTGCGGGCGGCGCGGCCGGACGCACCGCGCTCGTCGTGTGCGATTCCCTTTTCGAGGAGAAGTACTGGTGCGAGCGGGTCTTCGCCAACCTCGGCCGCGCGGCCGCGGCGGCGGGGGCGGCGACGCTCCTCTTCGATTACGCCGGCTACGGGAACAGCGCCGGGGAGCCGATCGACGTGGATCCCGCGAGCCTCGTGCGCGACGCGGCGGACGCCTGCCGGTTCGCGCGCGACCTGGGCGCCTCCCGGATCGTTTTCCTCGGCATCCGCTGGGGGGCCGCCGTGGCCTCGGCCGCGGCCGGCGTCGCCGGCGCCGACGCGCTCGTTCTCGTCCAGCCGATCCGCGACTGGTCGCCGGAGCTGATGAAGGCGCTCCGCGCCAACGTCGCCGGCCAGTACGCCATCTTCCGGAAGACGGTGATGACGCGCGAGCAGATCATCGGGGAACTGGCCGCCGGCGGCGCCTGCGAGCACGGCGGCTACCACATGAACAACGTCGAGGGCTATCTCTTCTCTCACCGGTTCGTCGAGGGGGCGCGCGAAATGACGCTGCCCGCGACCACCGGCACGGACATTCCCGTCACGATCGTCCGCATCCCCGAGAAGGCCGGCGCCCCCGTCCGCGACGACGGCCTCGCCGACGCGATCCGCGCGGGGGGCGCGACCTGCGAGGAGATCGTCATCCCCGACGACAACGCCTTCTGGATAAACAACCGCATCTTCACCTCCCGGGCGCCGGGTTTCGTCGAGGCGATCGTCTCGCGGCTCGCCGGCGGCGGACGCGGGGAAGCGGGCGCGCCGGCGACCGGCGACGCACGCCCGGCCGGCGGCGGTCCGAAGGAGCAAGAGCGGGCGGACGCGCCCGCGGTCGTCGCCATGGCGGGCGACGATCTTCCCGGCGCAGCCGATGCGGTCACGATCGGCGGCGTCCGCGAGGAGGCCGTCGTTCTGGACGGCGGCGAAACGGGGCCGGTGGCGGGCGTCATGTACCGCCCCGACGGGGCTGCGCGGGAGACGGGCGTCGTCTTCACGCACGGCGGGCTGATCGGGATGAACGGCGCGTTCCGCTTCAACACGCGCGCGGCCCGGCGCCTCGCCGCGGCGGGATTCCCCTGCCTCTGCGCCGACACGCACGGCGTGGGCCGCTCGGGCTCGCGGCTCGGGAACGTCGAGCAGCGCGTCCTCTTCCGGTGGATCTGCAACGGCCTCTTCGCCGACGACGTCGTCGCCGCGGCGCGCCTCCTGCGCGAGCGTTCCGGCGCAAGGCGGATCGCCGCGGTCGGCGTCTGCGGCGGCGCGATCACCAACCTCATCGCGCAGAGCCGGTCGGCGGAGATCGACGACTCGGTGCTCCTCTCGATCCCCGTGATGCTGCCGAGCCTGCGCTACGGCGAGGTGCGGATGAGCGAGGGGTACGCGCGCTTCTATCTCGGGCTCTACCTCCGGAAGATCTTCAACCTCCGCGCGTGGTGGCGGTTCCTGACCTTCCGGAGCGAGTACGACAAGATCTTCGCCGCGCTCGGCGGCTTCCTCGCCGGTCTCAGCCGGCGCATCGGCGGATCGGCCAACCGGCGGCCGGCGCCCCCCCCCGCGAAGCCGGCCGCGAAAAGCGGCCTCAGCGTCACCGTGCCCGGCGCCGGGGAGGACATGTCCTTCAACGACGACTTCCTCCGCGCCTACCGGGCGATCGTCGGCCGGGGCGGGCAAATCGACTTCGTCTTCGGCGAGCACGACAACTTCCGGTGGGAGTTCGAGAGCGAGTTCCTCGCGCGGATGCCGGGGGAGATCGAGCGCGGGCGCGGGCTCGTCACGATCGAGTCGATCGAGCACGCGAACCACATGTACACGCTGCGCGAGTGGCAGGACGAGATCGTCAGGCGCTGCGCGGCGCGCTTCTCCGGCGGCGACTGAGCCGCCGCGTCACCGCATCGTCACCGCCACGCCACCGTTCCGTCACCCCGTCATTCCATTCCCTTCGCGCCCCTCTCGAGACGCGCGCGCACTCCCTCCACGACCGCCGGATCGGAGCGCTCCTCGAGGCGTTCGATCGCCTCGTCGCGGTCGAGGTAGCCGGCGCGCACGAGCCCGGCCAGCTCGAAGGCGTAGGGGTGGTAGGAGAATCGCTCGCGGTGCCGCTCGATGCCGAGCGCGTTGAGCAGGCAGTTCGTGGAGTTGGGATCGGTGTCGTCCGGCTTCCGCCAGCCGAGCCGCCGGATCTCCTCGAGGATCCCCGCCTCGTCGTACTCGAGGAAGGCGAGCGGGCTCACGTTGTGCGGGAAGCGCTCGGGGCGGGCGAAGTGCTCCTCGGTGAGGAAGTAGTTCTCGATCCCCGAGCCGACGATGGCCGACATCGGTCCGACGAACTGCTCCTGCATCCCCCGGATCATCGACGGGTTGTTCAGGAAGATCGAGGCCTCGACCGGCGCCTGTCCCGGCGACCAGCCGTACACGATGAAGGGGATGTCCCCCTCGATCGCGCGCCGGAGGGCGATGAACTTGACGAGCCCCATGCAGGAGGTGCAGATCGTGCTCGCCCGCTCGAGCCCCTTGCGCGAGTAGATGTCCTCGTCGGCGCAGTGCAGGAAGAGCTTCGAGAGGAGGTCGAACCGTGGCTTGTGGATGACGAGGTCGACGCCGAGCCCCTCGACGACCGCCCGGATGTTCTCCAGCGATCGCGGGGAGATGAAGCCGTTGTCCATCGTCAAGGCCAGGATCGAGAGCCCGTAGCGCTCGCGCAGGACCGCCATCGTGTAGGTGGAGTCCTTGCCGCCGCTGTAGGCCATGATCGCGTCGTACCCGCCGGTCCGCCTGCGCTCCTCGAGGAGCTTCTCGAACTTGCCGCGGTACTTCGTCATCGATTTCCCGAGCCGCTCCGCTCCCTTGAAGAGGTGGCAGAAGTTGCAGACGCCCTCCTCGTCGAAACGGATGCCGGGATAGGTCTCGGGGAGCACGCACCTCGTGCAGCGTTTCATCGGTTTCGTCCCTTTCCGCCTCCGTCAGATCCCCAGGTCGGGGACCGGCGGGAGGCTGCGCAGATGCTTCGTGGCTTCGCGCTTGCGTTCGAGATCCTTCCAGGCGCGCGCCGCCTGCCCGGCCTCGAGGCCGAGGGCGGCCGCCGCCTCCTCCACCGTGTGGCCGTGCTCCATCGCGTAGAGGAGCAGGTCCACCTGGTCGTAGGAGAGGCAGAAGTAGAAGTCCTTGTCGCTCACCGGGAGGCTGTAGGTGTCGGGGCTCGGCGTGCGGGCGAGGACGTCGGCGGGAACGCCGAGATGGCGGCCGATCTCGAAGACCTGGCTCTTGTAGAGGTCGGTGAGCGGCTCGATGTCGACGCCGCCGTCGCCGAACTTGACGAAGAATCCCTGCGCCGTCTCGGCGCGGTTGGTCGTGCCGCAGACGATGAAGTAGCGCCGCTCCGCCTCGTAGTAGAGCTGCGTCATCCGGAGCCGCTGCTTGATGTCGTTCGCGGCCATCATCTCGAGGTAGTCGTCGCGCGAGAGCCGCGCAGAGCGGATCCCGCCGTCGCCGCCGTCCACCTCGAGCCGGTAGGCGCTGATGCGGTCGCGCTCGAGCAGGTCCTGCGGCAAAACGAGACGGAAGCGGTAGCCGTCGGCGACGTCGGGGAAGTAGCGCCGCACGACGGCGTCGCGTTTCTCGTAGACGCCGAAGGTCTCGAGGGCGGCGGTGATCTCGAACTCGCTGTGTTCGATGCCGAGGCTCTCGATCACCTGGAGGGCGAAGCGCCGGCTGTCGGGGCTCGAGTCGCGTTCGGGCAGGATCACGCCGTGGACGCGCTCCGCGCCGAGGGCGCGCACGGAGAGGGCCGCGGCGACGGCGGAGTCGATGCCCCCGCTCACCCCGATGACGATCCCCTTGCGGCGGAAGGTGTTCTTGACCGCGTCCCTGATGAATGCCTCGATCTTCCCGGCCGTCGCGGCCGCGTCGATCCGGAGTACGCCGGCGTCGATCGCCATGATTTGTTCCTTTCCCGCCCGGCCGCGGCCGGGCGCCCTTACGCGAGTCCCTTCGTCGTGATCTTGCCCGTCGTCGTCTTCGGGAGCGCGTCCCTGAATTCGACGATCGACGGGATCATGAAATCCTCGAGGTGCGCCTTGCAGTGGGCGAGCACGTCCTTCTCGCCGATCGCCGAGCCCTCGCGGCGGACGACGAAGAGCTTGATCGCCTCGCCGAGGATCTCGTCGGGCACGCCGACGACGGCCGCCTCGACGACTCCCTCCATCGCGTAGACGACCCCCTCGATCTCCTTCGGGCTCACCTTCTCGCCACGGCTCTTGATGATGTCGTCGCGGCGCGAGACGAAGTAGAGGAACCCCTCCTCGTCCATCCGGAAGAGGTCGCCCGTGTAGAGCACCTTCTCCCACGGCCATTTCCCCGGGCGGAGCCGCGCCGCGGTCTCCTCGGGGAGCTCCCAGTAGCCCTGCATCACGTTGGCGCCGCGGACGACGAGCTCGCCGATCCTGTCCGGCTCCTCGATTTTCTCGCCCGCCTCGTCGACGAGCCACACCTGCTCGTTCGGCATCCCGCGGCCCACCGATTCCGGGCGGCGGTCGAGCTCCGCCGGCGGGAGAAAGGAGACGCGCTTGCACTCGGTGAGGCCGTACATCGAGTAGATGTCCGCGCCGGGAAAGAGTCCGCGCAGGCCGGTGATGTGGCTGACCGGCAGGGCGGCCGCCGTGTTGGTGATGTAGCGCAGGTCGGGGAACGCCTCGTTGCGGATCTCCTCCATCTGGAGGAGGATCGCCGAGATCGTCGGGACGATCGGGAAGCCGGTCGCGCGCTCCTCGCGGAGCAGGTTGACGACGGCCCACGGGTAGAGGAATGACCGCTCGAGTATCAGCGCGCCGCCGAACCGGGCCGCCATGATCGCCTGGTAGAGGCCGTAGTCGAAGGAGAGGGGCAGCACGGAGAGGATGCGGTCCTCCGGCGTGTTCTCGAGGTAGGTGGTGATCGATGTCGCGGCGGAGACCATGTTGCGGTGGGTCAGCATGACCCCCTTCGGGTTCCCCGTCGTGCCCGATGTGTAGATGAGTGCCGCCAAGTCGATGTCGATCGTGTTCAGGGGCGGCTGCGCGCCGGGTTGCCCGGCGAGGGTCTCCTCCCACGGCAGGGGCGCGGGCGCGTCGGCCGGCGGCGGCGGCAGGGCGGGGCCCGCCGCGAGAATCGCCTTCAGCGAACAAACGCCCTCGACGGCCCGGCCGACGGTCCGCCATTTCCCCGAATGGGTGATGAGGGCCGCGGCCCTACAGTTGTCGAGGATGTAGCGGATCTTCTCCCGCTTCGTCGTGGGGTTGATCACGAGGAAGACGGCGCCGGCCTTGAGGATCCCCCAGATCGAGACGACCGCCTCGGGGGAGTTGTCCATCAAAACGGCCACGCGGTCGCCCTCGGCGACGCCGCACGCGAGAAGGGCGTTCGCGAGCCGGTTCGCCGCGACGTCGATCTCCCGGTAGGAGAGGCGGCGCTGGCCCGCGACAAGGGCCTCCTTCCCGGGGTGCCGCGCGGCGCTCTCTTCCAGAAATTCCTGCAGAAGCATGGTCAGTCCGTACCCGTCCGTGGCCGTGGACGCCGCGTCATCGTTTGCGCTCGATGTATGCGGCGATCCGTTCGATCGAATCGAAATTCTCCGGGACGAGTTCCTCGTCCTTCACGTCGAAGCCGAATTCGTCCTCGACGAATCCGACGACCTCGAGGATG
This region includes:
- a CDS encoding AMP-binding protein, with product MLLQEFLEESAARHPGKEALVAGQRRLSYREIDVAANRLANALLACGVAEGDRVAVLMDNSPEAVVSIWGILKAGAVFLVINPTTKREKIRYILDNCRAAALITHSGKWRTVGRAVEGVCSLKAILAAGPALPPPPADAPAPLPWEETLAGQPGAQPPLNTIDIDLAALIYTSGTTGNPKGVMLTHRNMVSAATSITTYLENTPEDRILSVLPLSFDYGLYQAIMAARFGGALILERSFLYPWAVVNLLREERATGFPIVPTISAILLQMEEIRNEAFPDLRYITNTAAALPVSHITGLRGLFPGADIYSMYGLTECKRVSFLPPAELDRRPESVGRGMPNEQVWLVDEAGEKIEEPDRIGELVVRGANVMQGYWELPEETAARLRPGKWPWEKVLYTGDLFRMDEEGFLYFVSRRDDIIKSRGEKVSPKEIEGVVYAMEGVVEAAVVGVPDEILGEAIKLFVVRREGSAIGEKDVLAHCKAHLEDFMIPSIVEFRDALPKTTTGKITTKGLA